The Arachis hypogaea cultivar Tifrunner chromosome 19, arahy.Tifrunner.gnm2.J5K5, whole genome shotgun sequence genome has a window encoding:
- the LOC112777430 gene encoding uncharacterized protein isoform X2, producing the protein MRVAVVGGGISGLVSAYVLAKEGVNVTLYEKEDYLGGHAKIVNVEGLDLDLDFMIFNRVSYPNMMELFENLGVDMKLSDMSFAISLGGGRSCEWGSRNGLSGLFAQKKNVINPHFWQMLREIIKFQDDVTSYLDMLDNNLDMERNETLEQFIKTRGYSELFVKAYLIPICGSIWPCSFEGVMSFSTFSVFSFFRNHHHLQLFGRPQWLTVKRRSHTYIKKVKEELVTRGGQAITNCEVELVSATENRCLVHCKNGSKEMYDCCIIATHAPGTLRLLGEEATYDERRILGAFQYAYSDTFLHHDKNLMPQNPSAWSAWNFLGCNNNNKVCVTFWLNILQNLGETRLPFLITLNPNHTPKNTLLKWSTKHPVPSVAAFKASHELEKIQGKRGIWFCGAYQGCGFHEDGLKSGIIAANAVLGRCCSFQTNPKRMVPSWKELSARFYVMRFLSSYVNTGCLTLLEEGGTIFTFEGTDMKCSLKCVMRIHSPQFYWKVMTQADLGLADAYINGDFSLVDKDEGLLNLILIILASRDSNASNSKLKNRAMNCLHYSWVKQCNIHVQCSRQGSNFLILESIFLNEDEDLKTAQMRKLSLLIEKARIDKKHEILEIGCGWGGLAIEIVKQTGCKYTGITLSEEQLKFAKRRARDVGLEDHIKFLLCDYRQLPNIFKYDRIISCEMIEAVGHEYMEEFFGCCESVLADDGLFVLQFSSVSDDRYDEYRRCPGFIKEYIFPGGCLPSLRRVISAMVATSKLCVEHTENIGIHFHQTLRWWSKNFMEKQSEILALGFDEKFIKAWKYYFDYCAAGFKSRTLENYQMVFSRPNNTTTLKDPYRSWPSPC; encoded by the exons GTATCATATCCTAACATGATGGAGTTGTTTGAGAATCTTGGAGTTGACATGAAATTATCAGACATGTCATTTGCCATTAGTCTTGGTGGCGGTCGCAGCTGTGAATGGGGCAGCAGAAACGGTTTGTCTGGCTTGTTTGCACAGAAGAAGAATGTGATCAACCCTCACTTCTGGCAAATGCTTAGGGAAATTATCAAGTTCCAAGATGATGTTACAAG CTATCTTGATATGCTTGATAACAATCTGGACATGGAGCGCAATGAGACCTTGGAGCAATTTATAAAGACTAGGGGTTATTCTGAATTATTTGTAAAAGCATATCTT ATTCCAATTTGTGGTTCTATATGGCCCTGCTCTTTTGAAGGAGTTATGAGCTTTTCTACTTTCTcagttttctccttctttcgcAATCACCATCATCTTCAG CTCTTTGGAAGACCGCAATGGCTAACTGTTAAACGTCGCTCACACACTTATATTAAGAAG GTCAAAGAAGAGCTTGTTACAAGAGGTGGTCAAGCAATAACAAATTGTGAGGTGGAGTTGGTTTCAGCAACAGAAAATA GATGTCTTGTGCACTGCAAAAATGGTTCCAAAGAAATGTATGATTGCTGCATAATCGCAACACATGCACCTGGCACTTTGAGATTATTAGGAGAGGAAGCGACATATGATGAGCGAAGAATTCTAGGTGCTTTTCAATATGCATATAG TGATACTTTTCTTCACCATGACAAAAATTTAATGCCTCAAAACCCATCAGCATGGAGTGCATGGAATTTTCTTGGATGTAACAATAATAACAAAGTTTGTGTGACATTTTGGCTCAACATTCTTCAG AATCTTGGTGAAACAAGATTACCCTTTCTTATAACTTTAAATCCAAATCATACACCAAAAAATACCCTTCTTAAGTGGTCAACTAAACATCCAGTTCCATCAGTTGCTGCATTCAAAGCTTCACATGAGCTTgaaaaaattcaaggaaaaagagGAATTTGGTTTTGCGGCGCTTACCAAG GTTGTGGATTTCATGAAGATGGATTAAAG TCTGGCATAATTGCTGCAAATGCAGTTCTTGGAAGATGTTGTTCCTTCCAAACAAACCCCAAACGCATGGTACCTTCCTGGAAAGAACTTAGTGCACGTTTTTATGTGATGAGATTTCTAAGTTCCTATGTCAATACCGGTTGTTTAAC TTTATTGGAGGAGGGAGGAACAATATTTACCTTCGAAGGAACCGATATGAAGTGCTCTCTAAAGTGTGTAATGAGAATCCACAGTCCCCAATTTTATTGGAAG GTTATGACACAAGCTGATTTAGGCCTTGCAGATGCATATATTAATGGAGACTTCTCCCTTGTTGATAAAGATGAAGGTCTTTTGAATCTTATTTTG ATTATCTTAGCAAGCAGAGATTCAAATGCATCAAACTCAAAATTGAAGAATAG aGCAATGAATTGTTTGCACTATTCTTGGGTGAAACAATGCAATATTCATGTGCAGTGTTCAAGGCAAGGCAGCAACTTTTTGATACTCGAGTCCATATTTCTT AATGAAGATGAGGATTTGAAAACTGCACAAATGAGAAAACTATCTCTTCTCATTGAAAAA GCTAGAATagacaagaaacatgaaattcttGAGATCGGATGTGGATGGGGAGGTTTAGCTATTGAAATTGTCAAACAAACTGGTTGTAAATACACTGGTATCACTTTGTCTGAGGAGCAACTAAAATTTGCAAAAAGAAGAGCAAGAGATGTTGGACTTGAG GACCATATCAAATTTCTTCTATGTGATTATCGCCAACTACCGAATATATTCAAATATGATAGGATTATATCTTG TGAAATGATAGAAGCAGTTGGTCATGAATATATGGAAGAGTTCTTTGGTTGTTGCGAATCAGTATTGGCAGATGATGGACTTTTCGTTCTTCAG TTTTCATCTGTCTCGGATGATCGTTACGATGAGTATAGGCGTTGTCCTGGCTTCATTAAGGAATATATTTTTCCAGGTGGATGCCTACCCTCCCTGCGTAGGGTAATATCAGCCATGGTAGCTACATCAAAACTATG TGTGGAACATACTGAGAATATAGGAATTCATTTTCACCAAACATTAAGGTGGTGGAGTAAGAACTTCATGGAAAAGCAGAG TGAAATTTTGGCTCTTGGGTTCGATGAAAAGTTCATCAAGGCATGGAAATACTATTTTGATTATTGTGCTGCAGGTTTTAAGTCGCGAACACTCGAGAATTATCAG ATGGTTTTCTCACGGCCTAACAACACTACTACACTCAAGGATCCGTACAGAAGCTGG
- the LOC112777430 gene encoding uncharacterized protein isoform X3, giving the protein MVPSWKELSARFYVMRFLSSYVNTGCLTLLEEGGTIFTFEGTDMKCSLKCVMRIHSPQFYWKVMTQADLGLADAYINGDFSLVDKDEGLLNLILIILASRDSNASNSKLKNRGWWIPILPTAILSSAKFSIKHYLRKNTLSQARRNISKHYDLSNELFALFLGETMQYSCAVFKNEDEDLKTAQMRKLSLLIEKARIDKKHEILEIGCGWGGLAIEIVKQTGCKYTGITLSEEQLKFAKRRARDVGLEDHIKFLLCDYRQLPNIFKYDRIISCEMIEAVGHEYMEEFFGCCESVLADDGLFVLQFSSVSDDRYDEYRRCPGFIKEYIFPGGCLPSLRRVISAMVATSKLCVEHTENIGIHFHQTLRWWSKNFMEKQSEILALGFDEKFIKAWKYYFDYCAAGFKSRTLENYQMVFSRPNNTTTLKDPYRSWPSPC; this is encoded by the exons ATGGTACCTTCCTGGAAAGAACTTAGTGCACGTTTTTATGTGATGAGATTTCTAAGTTCCTATGTCAATACCGGTTGTTTAAC TTTATTGGAGGAGGGAGGAACAATATTTACCTTCGAAGGAACCGATATGAAGTGCTCTCTAAAGTGTGTAATGAGAATCCACAGTCCCCAATTTTATTGGAAG GTTATGACACAAGCTGATTTAGGCCTTGCAGATGCATATATTAATGGAGACTTCTCCCTTGTTGATAAAGATGAAGGTCTTTTGAATCTTATTTTG ATTATCTTAGCAAGCAGAGATTCAAATGCATCAAACTCAAAATTGAAGAATAG GGGTTGGTGGATACCAATTCTCCCTACAGCTATTTTATCATCTGCAAAATTCTCCATTAAGCATTATTTAAGGAAAAATACTCTCTCACAAGCTCGTCGCAACATCTCTAAACACTACGATCTG aGCAATGAATTGTTTGCACTATTCTTGGGTGAAACAATGCAATATTCATGTGCAGTGTTCAAG AATGAAGATGAGGATTTGAAAACTGCACAAATGAGAAAACTATCTCTTCTCATTGAAAAA GCTAGAATagacaagaaacatgaaattcttGAGATCGGATGTGGATGGGGAGGTTTAGCTATTGAAATTGTCAAACAAACTGGTTGTAAATACACTGGTATCACTTTGTCTGAGGAGCAACTAAAATTTGCAAAAAGAAGAGCAAGAGATGTTGGACTTGAG GACCATATCAAATTTCTTCTATGTGATTATCGCCAACTACCGAATATATTCAAATATGATAGGATTATATCTTG TGAAATGATAGAAGCAGTTGGTCATGAATATATGGAAGAGTTCTTTGGTTGTTGCGAATCAGTATTGGCAGATGATGGACTTTTCGTTCTTCAG TTTTCATCTGTCTCGGATGATCGTTACGATGAGTATAGGCGTTGTCCTGGCTTCATTAAGGAATATATTTTTCCAGGTGGATGCCTACCCTCCCTGCGTAGGGTAATATCAGCCATGGTAGCTACATCAAAACTATG TGTGGAACATACTGAGAATATAGGAATTCATTTTCACCAAACATTAAGGTGGTGGAGTAAGAACTTCATGGAAAAGCAGAG TGAAATTTTGGCTCTTGGGTTCGATGAAAAGTTCATCAAGGCATGGAAATACTATTTTGATTATTGTGCTGCAGGTTTTAAGTCGCGAACACTCGAGAATTATCAG ATGGTTTTCTCACGGCCTAACAACACTACTACACTCAAGGATCCGTACAGAAGCTGG
- the LOC112777430 gene encoding uncharacterized protein isoform X1, which yields MRVAVVGGGISGLVSAYVLAKEGVNVTLYEKEDYLGGHAKIVNVEGLDLDLDFMIFNRVSYPNMMELFENLGVDMKLSDMSFAISLGGGRSCEWGSRNGLSGLFAQKKNVINPHFWQMLREIIKFQDDVTSYLDMLDNNLDMERNETLEQFIKTRGYSELFVKAYLIPICGSIWPCSFEGVMSFSTFSVFSFFRNHHHLQLFGRPQWLTVKRRSHTYIKKVKEELVTRGGQAITNCEVELVSATENRCLVHCKNGSKEMYDCCIIATHAPGTLRLLGEEATYDERRILGAFQYAYSDTFLHHDKNLMPQNPSAWSAWNFLGCNNNNKVCVTFWLNILQNLGETRLPFLITLNPNHTPKNTLLKWSTKHPVPSVAAFKASHELEKIQGKRGIWFCGAYQGCGFHEDGLKSGIIAANAVLGRCCSFQTNPKRMVPSWKELSARFYVMRFLSSYVNTGCLTLLEEGGTIFTFEGTDMKCSLKCVMRIHSPQFYWKVMTQADLGLADAYINGDFSLVDKDEGLLNLILIILASRDSNASNSKLKNRGWWIPILPTAILSSAKFSIKHYLRKNTLSQARRNISKHYDLSNELFALFLGETMQYSCAVFKNEDEDLKTAQMRKLSLLIEKARIDKKHEILEIGCGWGGLAIEIVKQTGCKYTGITLSEEQLKFAKRRARDVGLEDHIKFLLCDYRQLPNIFKYDRIISCEMIEAVGHEYMEEFFGCCESVLADDGLFVLQFSSVSDDRYDEYRRCPGFIKEYIFPGGCLPSLRRVISAMVATSKLCVEHTENIGIHFHQTLRWWSKNFMEKQSEILALGFDEKFIKAWKYYFDYCAAGFKSRTLENYQMVFSRPNNTTTLKDPYRSWPSPC from the exons GTATCATATCCTAACATGATGGAGTTGTTTGAGAATCTTGGAGTTGACATGAAATTATCAGACATGTCATTTGCCATTAGTCTTGGTGGCGGTCGCAGCTGTGAATGGGGCAGCAGAAACGGTTTGTCTGGCTTGTTTGCACAGAAGAAGAATGTGATCAACCCTCACTTCTGGCAAATGCTTAGGGAAATTATCAAGTTCCAAGATGATGTTACAAG CTATCTTGATATGCTTGATAACAATCTGGACATGGAGCGCAATGAGACCTTGGAGCAATTTATAAAGACTAGGGGTTATTCTGAATTATTTGTAAAAGCATATCTT ATTCCAATTTGTGGTTCTATATGGCCCTGCTCTTTTGAAGGAGTTATGAGCTTTTCTACTTTCTcagttttctccttctttcgcAATCACCATCATCTTCAG CTCTTTGGAAGACCGCAATGGCTAACTGTTAAACGTCGCTCACACACTTATATTAAGAAG GTCAAAGAAGAGCTTGTTACAAGAGGTGGTCAAGCAATAACAAATTGTGAGGTGGAGTTGGTTTCAGCAACAGAAAATA GATGTCTTGTGCACTGCAAAAATGGTTCCAAAGAAATGTATGATTGCTGCATAATCGCAACACATGCACCTGGCACTTTGAGATTATTAGGAGAGGAAGCGACATATGATGAGCGAAGAATTCTAGGTGCTTTTCAATATGCATATAG TGATACTTTTCTTCACCATGACAAAAATTTAATGCCTCAAAACCCATCAGCATGGAGTGCATGGAATTTTCTTGGATGTAACAATAATAACAAAGTTTGTGTGACATTTTGGCTCAACATTCTTCAG AATCTTGGTGAAACAAGATTACCCTTTCTTATAACTTTAAATCCAAATCATACACCAAAAAATACCCTTCTTAAGTGGTCAACTAAACATCCAGTTCCATCAGTTGCTGCATTCAAAGCTTCACATGAGCTTgaaaaaattcaaggaaaaagagGAATTTGGTTTTGCGGCGCTTACCAAG GTTGTGGATTTCATGAAGATGGATTAAAG TCTGGCATAATTGCTGCAAATGCAGTTCTTGGAAGATGTTGTTCCTTCCAAACAAACCCCAAACGCATGGTACCTTCCTGGAAAGAACTTAGTGCACGTTTTTATGTGATGAGATTTCTAAGTTCCTATGTCAATACCGGTTGTTTAAC TTTATTGGAGGAGGGAGGAACAATATTTACCTTCGAAGGAACCGATATGAAGTGCTCTCTAAAGTGTGTAATGAGAATCCACAGTCCCCAATTTTATTGGAAG GTTATGACACAAGCTGATTTAGGCCTTGCAGATGCATATATTAATGGAGACTTCTCCCTTGTTGATAAAGATGAAGGTCTTTTGAATCTTATTTTG ATTATCTTAGCAAGCAGAGATTCAAATGCATCAAACTCAAAATTGAAGAATAG GGGTTGGTGGATACCAATTCTCCCTACAGCTATTTTATCATCTGCAAAATTCTCCATTAAGCATTATTTAAGGAAAAATACTCTCTCACAAGCTCGTCGCAACATCTCTAAACACTACGATCTG aGCAATGAATTGTTTGCACTATTCTTGGGTGAAACAATGCAATATTCATGTGCAGTGTTCAAG AATGAAGATGAGGATTTGAAAACTGCACAAATGAGAAAACTATCTCTTCTCATTGAAAAA GCTAGAATagacaagaaacatgaaattcttGAGATCGGATGTGGATGGGGAGGTTTAGCTATTGAAATTGTCAAACAAACTGGTTGTAAATACACTGGTATCACTTTGTCTGAGGAGCAACTAAAATTTGCAAAAAGAAGAGCAAGAGATGTTGGACTTGAG GACCATATCAAATTTCTTCTATGTGATTATCGCCAACTACCGAATATATTCAAATATGATAGGATTATATCTTG TGAAATGATAGAAGCAGTTGGTCATGAATATATGGAAGAGTTCTTTGGTTGTTGCGAATCAGTATTGGCAGATGATGGACTTTTCGTTCTTCAG TTTTCATCTGTCTCGGATGATCGTTACGATGAGTATAGGCGTTGTCCTGGCTTCATTAAGGAATATATTTTTCCAGGTGGATGCCTACCCTCCCTGCGTAGGGTAATATCAGCCATGGTAGCTACATCAAAACTATG TGTGGAACATACTGAGAATATAGGAATTCATTTTCACCAAACATTAAGGTGGTGGAGTAAGAACTTCATGGAAAAGCAGAG TGAAATTTTGGCTCTTGGGTTCGATGAAAAGTTCATCAAGGCATGGAAATACTATTTTGATTATTGTGCTGCAGGTTTTAAGTCGCGAACACTCGAGAATTATCAG ATGGTTTTCTCACGGCCTAACAACACTACTACACTCAAGGATCCGTACAGAAGCTGG